From the Vibrio vulnificus CMCP6 genome, one window contains:
- a CDS encoding BatD family protein codes for MNRMTPFFILLSTLLFTPFLAAKSLVASVNKTKVSKNEVIQLTVRADYSLDANDIDFSALSQDFFTSSPRFVNSSNYINGQSSKLSEWTLSIAPNRAGIVTIPAFSFDGESTAPIPLEVSVDQHEPNVSDIIQYSMQLDTSTLYPQQSTPLKVEIRILADPRRLENPRITPPSIQGVEIEPKGQTRQFQRVEQGLQITVIEQNYQLTANQPGLFELKGPLLRGSYIYGDSLTGSTKILTLDGKPQSQSIKVKAIPNNAAQPWLPAQQLSLVQQWHQDGGENNTVEQGSSITREITLTAKGLNENQLPTLKFDYPASVRVYDEKPAFKTLDNGTTQMTLKQVLIPTETGDLTLPSLQLAWWNTVSDQQETAALEGRQLKVTPGSAQVFTLPEQPAQASETNLRPDSTHQESNQNATIWFYLTWTFASLWILTLIAALYCYKHRGTSADKPQNTASNNALESMQALQKAIADKDAVKIEALVRQWMKTTTVSQPVKQAIESELKAMHQATYSLTPSPWQAEHLLTLIKQSRSASTDKASFDMPKL; via the coding sequence ATGAATCGAATGACACCCTTTTTCATTTTGCTATCGACACTGCTTTTTACGCCTTTTCTGGCGGCAAAGAGTCTGGTTGCGAGCGTAAATAAAACCAAGGTTTCGAAAAATGAAGTGATTCAACTCACGGTGCGAGCCGATTATTCACTCGATGCCAATGACATTGATTTTTCTGCGTTAAGCCAAGATTTCTTCACCTCGAGTCCACGTTTTGTCAATTCAAGCAATTACATTAATGGCCAATCTTCAAAGCTCAGTGAGTGGACACTTTCCATCGCACCCAATCGCGCTGGTATCGTGACGATCCCTGCATTCTCTTTTGATGGCGAAAGCACTGCGCCAATCCCACTGGAAGTGTCTGTCGATCAACACGAACCAAACGTGTCAGATATTATTCAATACTCGATGCAACTTGATACAAGCACGCTCTATCCTCAGCAATCCACGCCGTTAAAGGTCGAGATTCGGATTCTGGCGGATCCCCGTCGACTCGAAAATCCGCGCATCACCCCACCGTCCATTCAAGGCGTAGAGATAGAGCCAAAGGGGCAAACTCGCCAATTTCAGCGTGTTGAACAGGGGCTTCAAATCACTGTCATTGAGCAGAATTATCAACTTACCGCCAACCAACCCGGTCTTTTTGAACTCAAAGGCCCGCTATTACGAGGCTCTTATATTTATGGTGACAGCTTAACGGGCTCTACCAAAATATTGACCTTAGATGGCAAGCCGCAAAGTCAATCGATCAAGGTAAAGGCCATTCCTAACAACGCCGCGCAGCCTTGGCTGCCCGCTCAACAACTGTCGCTTGTTCAACAATGGCATCAAGATGGCGGCGAGAACAACACCGTTGAGCAAGGTAGCAGCATCACGCGTGAAATCACTCTGACAGCAAAAGGGCTCAATGAAAACCAGTTACCAACTCTCAAGTTCGACTATCCCGCTTCAGTACGAGTGTACGATGAAAAGCCTGCATTTAAGACTCTGGACAACGGTACAACCCAAATGACACTGAAGCAGGTACTGATCCCAACCGAAACCGGTGATTTAACCTTACCTTCACTGCAATTGGCGTGGTGGAACACGGTTTCTGACCAACAAGAAACAGCCGCACTCGAGGGGCGTCAACTCAAGGTTACACCGGGCTCGGCGCAAGTGTTTACTTTGCCTGAGCAGCCAGCGCAGGCTAGTGAGACAAACCTTCGCCCAGACTCTACCCACCAAGAGTCTAATCAAAATGCAACCATTTGGTTTTACTTAACTTGGACGTTTGCCTCACTGTGGATTCTTACCCTCATCGCCGCTCTCTACTGCTATAAACATCGCGGAACAAGTGCAGATAAGCCTCAGAATACAGCCTCCAATAACGCGCTTGAATCGATGCAAGCATTGCAAAAGGCGATTGCTGACAAAGATGCCGTCAAAATCGAAGCCCTCGTTCGCCAGTGGATGAAAACCACCACGGTTTCTCAACCAGTAAAACAGGCAATCGAATCAGAATTAAAAGCCATGCACCAAGCGACCTACTCGCTAACGCCTTCACCATGGCAGGCAGAGCACTTACTTACACTGATCAAGCAAAGTCGCTCAGCCTCAACCGATAAAGCCTCTTTTGACATGCCGAAGCTCTAG